A window of the Sabethes cyaneus chromosome 1, idSabCyanKW18_F2, whole genome shotgun sequence genome harbors these coding sequences:
- the LOC128744669 gene encoding pancreatic triacylglycerol lipase-like, producing MEITNTTGILLQTMLLMANHQWNNSLYNAIHNVSSNVNITLTSDNTRCYGVYGCFPLTYPWVDEKRPLAYHPRTPAQIDVRFPVFNKPVREHPRFIDINDPDAVRQLGINPKGWIYFVTHGYIESGDRPWIQSFVNTFLENDPDGTATVVVIDWRKGSVPPYTQCVADIRLVGAIAAHAIHMLYQELGMKNLDKVHVLGHSLGAHVCGYVGYYLQKDFGLKLGRITGMDPAEPMFSDTDPIVRLDSSDANFVDIVHTDATPWVERWPRPGGLGMYQAIGHVDFYPNGGSNQVGCNDPMEKFISKHEDSFFWGFQEFFGCNHLRCHQLYTDSIPQRCPWVAIGCESWEKFLAGECFECDVDGHYCIDFGPNASRSYRRLIEQGVMVEPRPIRAYMITGDDSPYCRTHYKVTLVLSGSDEALIHGGEIGLMALEMFGQLRERSDRMEFSKDPIYFEPSKNYSAVMAGKDVGLPKKAFLSWEYKTNPLNPLTWRLLAAPRVYVEYMIVQTLEHRSRQKLCPRLHTPVHADRDNEFRLDYCEDWRGN from the exons GTTAATGGCTAACCATCAATGGAACAACAGTCTATATAATGCAATCCATAACGTTAGCTCTAATGTGAATATAACTTTAA CTTCGGACAACACGCGTTGCTATGGAGTTTACGGATGCTTTCCACTGACCTATCCCTGGGTTGACGAAAAGCGACCCTTGGCGTATCATCCACGGACGCCGGCACAAATCGACGTGCGATTTCCGGTATTCAACAAGCCAGTGCGTGAACATCCACGTTTCATAGATATCAACGATCCGGACGCAGTACGACAACTCGGTATCAACCCGAAGGGTTGGATCTATTTTGTTACCCATGGTTACATTGAGTCCGGTGATCGTCCTTGG ATTCAATCTTTCGTAAATACCTTTTTGGAAAATGATCCGGACGGAACGGCAACGGTTGTGGTTATCGATTGGCGCAAAGGCTCAGTACCCCCGTATACTCAATGCGTGGCGGATATTCGATTGGTGGGTGCAATCGCTGCTCACGCAATACATATGCTCTACCAGGAACTGGGAATGAAAAACTTAGATAAAGTTCATGTATTGGGTCATTCCTTGGGCGCGCACGTATGTGGATACGTTGGATACTATTTGCAGAAAGATTTTGGTCTTAAGTTAGGCCGAATCACCGGGATGGATCCTGCAGAACCGATGTTTTCAGATACAGATCCGATCGTACGATTGGATTCGTCGGACGCTAATTTTGTTGACATCGTCCATACGGATGCTACTCCGTGGGTGGAGCGTTGGCCTCGACCTGGTGGTCTGGGCATGTACCAGGCAATTGGTCATGTTGATTTTTACCCAAATGGAGGCAGCAACCAGGTGGGATGTAACGATCCAATGGAAAAGTTTATCAGTAAACACGAAGACTCGTTTTTCTGGGGATTTCAAGAGTTTTTCGGCTGCAATCACTTGCGCTGCCATCAACTGTATACGGATTCGATCCCACAACGCTGTCCGTGGGTCGCGATCGGGTGCGAATCGTGGGAGAAGTTTCTTGCCGGTGAATGTTTCGAATGTGATGTAGACGGACACTACTGCATCGATTTTGGACCGAATGCATCGAGAAGCTACCGTAGATTGATCGAGCAAGGTGTGATGGTGGAACCACGACCAATTCGAGCGTACATGATTACGGGTGACGATTCACCATATTGTC GAACTCATTACAAGGTGACACTGGTGCTTTCGGGTAGCGACGAAGCCCTGATACATGGTGGCGAGATCGGTCTAATGGCACTGGAAATGTTCGGTCAGCTACGGGAACGCTCGGACCGCATGGAATTCTCAAAGGATCCGATTTATTTCGAACCGAGTAAAAACTACTCGGCCGTGATGGCCGGTAAGGACGTCGGTTTGCCAAAGAAAGCCTTCCTAAGCTGGGAGTACAAAACGAATCCTTTGAACCCGTTGACCTGGCGGTTGCTGGCCGCACCAAGGGTGTATGTTGAATACATGATCGTGCAAACGCTTGAACACCGATCGCGCCAAAAGTTGTGTCCTCGACTGCATACACCGGTTCATGCCGATCGGGACAATGAGTTCCGGTTGGACTACTGCGAAGATTGGCGGggcaattga